From a single Aspergillus puulaauensis MK2 DNA, chromosome 2, nearly complete sequence genomic region:
- the UBA2 gene encoding E1 ubiquitin-activating protein ubaB (COG:O;~EggNog:ENOG410PFVA;~InterPro:IPR019572,IPR035985,IPR000594,IPR028077, IPR030661,IPR033127,IPR023318;~PFAM:PF14732,PF00899;~go_function: GO:0008641 - ubiquitin-like modifier activating enzyme activity [Evidence IEA];~go_function: GO:0019948 - SUMO activating enzyme activity [Evidence IEA];~go_process: GO:0016925 - protein sumoylation [Evidence IEA]) — MTRDTYLKRSLGTQAKRIKESRVLLVGAGGIGCELLKNLLLTGFGEVHLIDLDTIDLSNLNRQFLFRHEHIKRSKALVAREVAQTFQPSANIVAHHANIKDSQFNVDWFATFDVVFNALDNLDARRHVNRMCLAADVPLVESGTTGFNGQVQVIKKGKTECYDCNSKEAPKSFPVCTIRSTPSQPIHCIVWAKSYLLPELFGTSEADTEEFDYSADADNATEIENLQKEARALKEIRQSIGTAEFTQKVFEKVFQEDINRLCGMEDMWKTRKAPKPLDFAQLNEELSTVEPGISSVDQRVWTTSENMFVFKDSLDRLSKRLKTLQESAEDNSQAILTFDKDDVDTLDFVTASANLRAEIFEIEPKSKFDTKQMAGNIIPAIATTNAMTAGLCVLMSLKVLKDDYENAKMVFLERSGARAINSEKPNAPNPNCPVCSVTNAKVKTDLKRATLNDLIENVLRQQLEYGEEFSVSTEQGTIYDPDLDDNLPKKLSELGIAESSFLTVVDEDDEQPRVNLQLVVVAPAESASQEQPIVLDKVPEIPRKPKAPTPAPENGHVNGTTNLGKRKRDAEEDGLDGDPPTKRVANVTISDGVDKAHPIDLMEDEGGAILIDD; from the exons ATGACCCGCGATACTTACCTTAAGCGCTCTCTGGGCACCCAAGccaagcgcatcaaagag TCACGAGTCCTGCTCGTGGGAGCTGGTGGAATTGGCTGCGAACTCCTCAagaacctcctcctcaccggTTTCGGCGAAGTCCATctcatcgacctcgacacAATAGACCTGAGCAACCTAAATCGCCAATTTCTCTTCCGACATGAACATATCAAGAGATCAAAAGCATTA GTCGCTAGAGAAGTTGCACAGACGTTCCAACCCAGCGCAAATATTGTCGCACATCATGCGAATATCAAGGACAGCCAATTCAATGTGGATTGGTTTGCGACTTTCGATGTCGTTTTCAACGCCCTTGACAATCTCGACGCCCGCCGTCATGTTAACAGAATGTGTCTAGCTGCCGACGTACCTCTGGTTGAAAGTGGGACAACTGGTTTCAATGGCCAGGTGCAGGTGATCAAGAAG GGTAAAACGGAATGTTACGACTGCAACTCGAAAGAAGCTCCCAAGTCTTTCCCTGTGTGTACCATTCGAAGCACACCAAGCCAACCAATCCACTGCATTGTCTGGGCAAAAAGTTATCTTTTACC TGAACTGTTTGGGACAAGCGAAGCCGATACCGAAGAATTTGACTATTCAGCCGATGCCGATAATG CTACGGAGATCGAGAACCTGCAGAAGGAAGCCAGAGCTCTCAAGGAGATTCGACAATCAATTGGAACTGCCGAATTTACCCAAAAGGTTTTTGAAAAGGTCTTTCAGGAAGATATCAACCGTTTGTGTGGAATGGAAGATATGTGGAAAACACGAAAGGCTCCTAAGCCCCTTGACTTCGCTCAATTGAACGAGGAACTGTCTACCGTTGAACCCGGGATCTCTTCCGTTGATCAGAGGGTCTGGACAACGTCTGAAAACATGTTTGTTTTCAAAGACAG TTTGGATCGATTAAGCAAACGACTGAAGACGCTGCAAGAATCGGCAGAAGATAATTCTCAAGCAATTTTGACTTTCGACAAAGATGATGTTGATACCTTGGACTTCGTGACGGCAAGTGCGAATTTGCGTGCGGAAATCTTTGAAATTGAGCCGAAGTCGAAGTTTGACACAAAAC AGATGGCGGGTAATATCATCCCGGCAATCGCAACCACCAACGCAATGACGGCCGGCCTCTGTGTCCTAATGTCGCTGAAGGTTCTGAAAGATGACTACGAAAATGCAAAGATG GTCTTCCTTGAGCGTTCAGGAGCACGCGCAATAAACTCGGAGAAACCGAATGCTCCCAATCCGAATTGCCCTGTGTGCTCCGTCACCAATGCCAAGGTCAAAACAGATCTAAAACGCGCTACTCTTAATGACTTGATAGAAAACGTACTTCGCCAACAGCTTGAGTACGGGGAAGAATTCTCTGTCAGCACTGAGCAGGGAACTATTTACGATCCAGACCTGGACGACAACTTGCCAAAAAAGCTGTCGGAGCTAGGGATTGCAGAGTCAAGTTTCCTTACAGTtgtcgatgaagacgatgaacAACCGCGGGTCAACCTCCAATTGGTCGTAGTTGCACCCGCAGAGTCGGCATCGCAGGAGCAGCCAATTGTACTCGACAAAGTACCCGAAATCCCACGCAAGCCAAAGGCACCCACACCTGCTCCAGAAAATGGCCACGTCAACGGCACCACAAACCTGGGCAAGCGAAAGCGggacgccgaagaagatgggctgGACGGAGACCCTCCTACCAAGCGCGTGGCCAATGTAACCATCTCGGATGGGGTTGATAAAGCGCACCCTATCGACTTaatggaggatgaagggggCGCTATCCTGATTGATGATTGA